In Candidatus Chlorohelix allophototropha, one DNA window encodes the following:
- a CDS encoding DUF6232 family protein: MSSATFYLDERVRVTASLVTVDGVNYAVSGIQQAKLVEAPPDHQKGWALLIAGVTCLLIAAVPLSIMLATFSTKTSLTTLTLEIIFITLTTLIGLAFLVAARKTLTNRRPRYSLKLVTAQGETTALSSRDNVYVAQIAAAIHRAILS, from the coding sequence ATGTCCAGTGCAACTTTCTACCTTGATGAACGAGTCCGGGTAACTGCCAGCCTTGTAACGGTGGATGGGGTCAATTACGCTGTTTCTGGAATCCAGCAAGCAAAGCTGGTGGAAGCGCCACCCGACCATCAAAAAGGTTGGGCATTGTTGATTGCAGGAGTTACCTGTTTATTGATAGCAGCCGTACCACTCTCGATTATGCTGGCAACCTTTTCCACCAAAACATCATTGACTACCCTAACTCTCGAAATAATCTTTATTACTTTGACAACGCTAATCGGGTTGGCTTTTCTGGTTGCTGCACGCAAAACCCTTACAAATCGCCGTCCGCGCTATAGCCTAAAATTGGTCACCGCGCAAGGCGAAACAACTGCCTTATCTTCACGTGACAATGTTTATGTTGCGCAAATCGCTGCTGCTATACACCGCGCTATCCTGAGCTAA
- a CDS encoding MBL fold metallo-hydrolase, with the protein MEKFSERVWLLRAPNPGPMTLTGTNTWLVGANGSLAVIDPGEAIDSHMHALVRAAQRLDSQIERILVTHGHPDHYPGAVKLKELCGAPIVAYRDSTFPHDENLVDGQRYDVAGVSFICHFTPGHAADHLCFYLEQENALFTGDNILGFGTTVVAPPKGNMGDYLRSLALLQQRCGEAKVIYGGHGPAITSPAAKISDYIAHRQKRLNMVIAALTAGSHTVPEIVAHAYKDTDRRLWPAAARQVMAQLQYLEEQHKVASKEGRAPTPEEDEMLNPAGIIDEVAKAELGIGERGEMLRFYRMLQI; encoded by the coding sequence ATGGAGAAATTTAGCGAGCGAGTTTGGTTGTTACGCGCCCCCAACCCCGGTCCTATGACTCTAACCGGAACCAATACGTGGCTGGTGGGCGCAAACGGTTCATTAGCGGTAATCGATCCCGGCGAGGCAATTGATTCACACATGCATGCGCTGGTAAGAGCAGCACAACGACTTGACTCGCAAATTGAGCGGATTCTGGTTACACATGGTCATCCTGATCACTATCCGGGTGCGGTGAAACTGAAAGAGCTTTGCGGTGCACCAATAGTTGCCTATCGCGATTCCACTTTCCCACATGATGAAAACCTTGTAGATGGGCAACGATACGATGTAGCGGGTGTAAGCTTTATTTGTCATTTCACGCCGGGACACGCCGCTGACCACCTTTGTTTTTATCTCGAACAGGAAAATGCGCTGTTTACGGGAGATAATATTCTCGGCTTTGGTACAACGGTGGTCGCGCCACCAAAAGGAAATATGGGCGATTATTTGCGTAGCCTCGCGCTGTTGCAACAACGGTGCGGGGAGGCTAAGGTGATTTATGGGGGGCATGGTCCTGCTATTACAAGCCCGGCGGCAAAAATCTCCGACTATATCGCCCATCGCCAAAAACGCTTGAATATGGTAATAGCAGCGCTTACGGCTGGCTCACATACCGTTCCTGAAATAGTAGCGCACGCTTATAAGGATACAGACCGCCGCCTATGGCCTGCCGCCGCCCGGCAGGTGATGGCGCAATTGCAATACCTTGAAGAACAGCACAAGGTGGCAAGCAAGGAGGGGCGCGCTCCTACCCCTGAAGAAGATGAAATGCTAAATCCGGCTGGGATAATTGATGAGGTAGCCAAAGCCGAATTGGGTATTGGTGAGCGAGGAGAAATGCTGCGCTTTTACCGTATGTTACAAATTTAA
- a CDS encoding patatin-like phospholipase family protein: MSKYRILSLDGGGIRGLITAVLLDRLREAVPGWMDKIDLVAGTSTGGIIAMGLAKGATPNDVRDLYYKNGHQIFDKSWLNNLKDIGGLAGAEYDNVHLRQELIAFFGTTKLKELHRKVLVASFDLDNQDPDPTKRSWKPKFFHNFEGEGSDGDCQVVDVALYTSAAPTYFPSVDTYIDGGVAANNPSLAALTQTQDSRIILNPRPKLEEVVLLSLGTGRSLARIEGKNLDWGLGQWARPIINILMDSVVGVADYQCRQLMGDCYARLNPTFPPEVHFGLDDVAHMDAMLKFAAAVNIDDTVSWLKQTWQ; encoded by the coding sequence ATGTCAAAGTACCGGATTTTATCGCTGGACGGTGGCGGAATCAGGGGACTGATAACAGCCGTATTATTGGATAGGCTCAGGGAAGCTGTGCCGGGTTGGATGGACAAAATTGATTTGGTAGCTGGCACCTCAACGGGCGGTATTATCGCGATGGGGCTGGCAAAAGGCGCTACGCCCAACGATGTCCGTGACCTCTACTACAAAAATGGTCACCAGATTTTTGACAAAAGTTGGTTGAATAATTTAAAAGATATTGGCGGCTTAGCTGGCGCTGAGTATGATAATGTTCATTTGCGCCAAGAACTTATAGCCTTTTTTGGAACAACAAAGCTGAAAGAGTTACACCGTAAGGTTCTGGTTGCCTCTTTTGACCTTGATAACCAAGACCCTGATCCGACAAAGCGTAGCTGGAAACCAAAATTCTTCCACAATTTTGAGGGTGAAGGTTCTGATGGGGACTGCCAAGTGGTGGATGTTGCCCTTTACACCAGCGCCGCACCTACTTACTTTCCAAGTGTGGATACTTATATAGACGGTGGCGTTGCCGCCAATAATCCCAGTTTGGCGGCTCTCACCCAAACTCAGGATTCCCGTATCATTTTGAACCCGCGTCCCAAACTTGAGGAAGTGGTTTTGCTTTCACTGGGTACCGGGCGTTCGCTTGCCAGAATAGAAGGGAAAAATCTGGATTGGGGCTTGGGACAGTGGGCGCGCCCTATTATCAATATCCTAATGGACTCGGTGGTAGGTGTAGCCGATTACCAGTGTCGCCAGCTAATGGGCGATTGTTATGCCCGTTTGAACCCCACTTTCCCGCCTGAAGTACATTTTGGGCTGGATGATGTGGCGCATATGGATGCTATGCTCAAATTTGCCGCCGCCGTAAATATTGATGATACGGTTAGCTGGCTTAAACAAACTTGGCAATAA
- a CDS encoding M23 family metallopeptidase, which yields MPANNKKKKTRSSSGPSQEERRRKAANKPLGGSGPPPGYESKRGAYSSGGTNYNAGSKRLVRTMTIVMAIIMLVALLGSTLAGCLETRAYAQEAPPGVYAAPASSPPSYTRLRYLTRTETETPQTASLPAPTTSLPDNTLYVGETGHFLMEPFLSYWQTKGGSNLLGNPISEQFAQNGLILQYFERVLLDYNPQATSASPEVVGGFLGKQLVEAKGLSFAPITDSGVATNRVFFKETSHSLSGSFKTYWDKNEGLTLLGFPISEPFDETSGLTVQYFERGRLESISGGNVHLSNAGDLLFTAKGWAQPLKLPLDLNIADTEIYQGRTLSIRLSNDGKWLPIEVKGKVGDTELKFANVSDVYKAFYPVDPRIDPKTYTMALDFSDLAGRARRISQPITVVKYDFPLQRLYLPSDKSITLDAEVEAAEDKQVAFLNNIFTPQPLWSGLWGLPSPNANPANITTEFAQRRAYNDSPNFDYYHGGIDYAESLGTPIFAPAAGKVVYTNPDLQVRGGTVAIDHGLGIISYYYHMSAIIVQKDQMVKPGDVLGRVGNTGRSSGPHLHWEVRVNGIITDPRLFQKQDLSK from the coding sequence ATGCCAGCAAATAACAAAAAGAAAAAAACCCGCTCTTCTTCCGGTCCAAGCCAAGAGGAACGCCGCCGTAAAGCCGCCAACAAACCTTTAGGTGGTTCCGGTCCACCGCCCGGATATGAGAGCAAACGTGGCGCATATAGCAGCGGTGGCACTAATTACAACGCAGGAAGCAAGCGTTTGGTACGTACCATGACCATCGTAATGGCTATTATTATGCTGGTTGCGTTACTCGGCTCAACTCTTGCAGGGTGTCTTGAAACCCGTGCCTATGCGCAAGAAGCGCCACCGGGGGTGTATGCGGCGCCAGCCAGCAGCCCTCCCAGTTACACTCGGTTGCGTTACCTGACCCGCACTGAAACTGAAACGCCCCAAACCGCCAGCCTACCAGCCCCAACCACCTCACTACCAGATAATACGCTGTATGTGGGGGAGACGGGGCATTTTCTTATGGAGCCTTTTTTGAGCTATTGGCAAACCAAAGGTGGCAGTAATTTATTGGGTAATCCCATTAGCGAGCAGTTTGCCCAAAACGGCTTGATTCTGCAATATTTCGAGCGCGTTCTGTTGGATTATAACCCGCAAGCAACAAGCGCTTCCCCCGAAGTTGTAGGAGGGTTTCTGGGAAAGCAATTGGTAGAGGCAAAAGGGTTAAGCTTTGCGCCTATCACCGATTCTGGCGTTGCTACCAACCGAGTTTTTTTTAAGGAAACCTCCCACTCGCTTTCGGGTAGCTTCAAAACCTATTGGGATAAAAACGAAGGATTAACGCTGCTGGGTTTCCCAATTAGTGAGCCTTTCGATGAAACATCCGGTTTGACCGTTCAATATTTCGAGCGGGGTAGGTTAGAGTCCATTTCTGGGGGCAATGTTCACTTGAGTAATGCGGGGGATTTGCTGTTTACCGCCAAAGGTTGGGCGCAACCGCTGAAATTACCCCTTGATTTAAACATTGCAGACACGGAAATCTATCAAGGACGGACTCTTTCCATTCGTTTGAGCAACGATGGTAAATGGCTTCCTATTGAAGTAAAAGGCAAAGTGGGCGATACCGAACTCAAATTTGCCAATGTCAGCGATGTGTACAAAGCTTTTTACCCCGTTGACCCACGCATTGACCCAAAAACTTATACGATGGCACTGGATTTTAGTGATCTGGCAGGACGTGCCAGACGCATCAGCCAGCCCATTACAGTGGTTAAATACGATTTCCCTTTGCAAAGGCTCTATTTGCCATCGGACAAAAGTATAACGTTGGATGCAGAAGTCGAAGCCGCCGAGGATAAACAAGTAGCGTTCCTCAACAATATTTTCACGCCACAACCACTATGGTCGGGGCTATGGGGTTTGCCTAGCCCTAACGCTAACCCTGCCAATATTACTACCGAATTTGCTCAGCGCCGCGCCTATAATGATAGTCCAAATTTTGACTATTATCATGGCGGTATTGATTACGCCGAATCGTTGGGTACTCCGATTTTTGCACCAGCCGCCGGAAAAGTGGTCTATACCAATCCTGATTTACAGGTTCGCGGTGGAACAGTTGCAATAGACCACGGACTTGGCATTATCAGCTACTACTATCATATGTCCGCCATAATCGTGCAGAAAGATCAAATGGTAAAACCGGGGGATGTACTAGGACGGGTAGGCAATACCGGACGCAGTAGCGGACCACATCTGCATTGGGAAGTGCGGGTTAATGGCATAATTACCGATCCTCGTCTATTCCAGAAACAAGACCTCTCCAAATAA
- a CDS encoding TldD/PmbA family protein, whose translation MENTELDLNLAETVVKKALAAGADEVEVLFSQGYESGVKLRKGKVDLLNEAQPKALSLRLYREKRAAVAYTSDFSKAALDDLVMRAMDMAVISDPDPAAGLPDPDDLAFQYNENLGIWDPAIGDIPTEVKVEMVRRCEDSAFAFDTRINNTGGTTFSTNLRQVGLVNSLGFAGTYKTSHCSFGLDAVVDDAEGKKQNGWWFTISNNFKEMKSPEEVGRIAAQRAINKIGGRKIKTSKMPIIWDPMVASDLLGTLAGSLSGDALERRSTFLIPFEGQKIGSDLVTLVDDPLRPGLRGTRPFDGEGVEVRRKNIFDKGVFQGFIFNSYTARKTSHKTTGNATGGIGSLPGVGVSNFYIEPGNVTQEEIIAGVEEGLFLTEMIGFGYNPVTGDFSRGAVGWWIENGKLAYPVAEINIAGNMKDMLSNITQVGNDLEFLFSISSPTIRIDNMTVSGL comes from the coding sequence ATGGAAAACACAGAACTGGATTTAAATCTGGCTGAAACGGTGGTTAAAAAGGCGCTGGCAGCCGGGGCAGATGAGGTGGAAGTGTTGTTCTCGCAAGGCTATGAGTCCGGCGTGAAGCTGCGCAAAGGCAAAGTTGATTTGCTTAATGAGGCGCAACCCAAAGCCCTTTCGCTGCGTCTATACCGTGAGAAGCGTGCCGCAGTAGCCTACACCAGCGATTTCAGCAAAGCTGCGTTGGACGATTTGGTGATGCGGGCTATGGATATGGCGGTGATTTCTGACCCAGACCCTGCCGCAGGGCTACCCGACCCGGATGATTTAGCTTTCCAGTATAACGAAAATCTCGGTATCTGGGACCCGGCGATTGGTGATATTCCAACCGAAGTTAAGGTAGAGATGGTACGCCGTTGCGAGGATTCCGCTTTCGCCTTTGACACTCGCATTAACAATACCGGCGGTACTACCTTTAGCACCAACTTGCGACAGGTGGGCTTGGTAAATAGTCTGGGCTTTGCCGGGACTTATAAGACCAGCCATTGTAGCTTTGGGCTGGATGCCGTGGTGGATGATGCGGAGGGCAAGAAGCAAAACGGTTGGTGGTTTACCATCAGCAACAACTTCAAGGAAATGAAATCACCCGAAGAAGTGGGACGTATCGCCGCGCAACGCGCCATCAACAAAATCGGTGGGCGTAAGATTAAAACCAGTAAAATGCCCATAATATGGGATCCAATGGTTGCCAGCGATTTGCTTGGCACACTGGCTGGTAGCCTAAGCGGGGATGCGTTAGAACGACGCTCTACCTTCCTGATTCCTTTCGAGGGACAGAAAATCGGCTCTGATTTGGTAACGCTGGTGGATGACCCTTTACGCCCCGGTTTGCGCGGTACTCGTCCCTTTGACGGTGAGGGCGTAGAAGTGCGCCGCAAGAACATTTTTGACAAAGGAGTGTTTCAGGGCTTTATCTTCAACAGCTATACTGCCCGCAAAACCTCACACAAGACCACCGGGAATGCTACTGGCGGTATCGGTAGTCTGCCGGGTGTAGGAGTTTCCAACTTCTATATCGAACCGGGCAATGTAACACAGGAAGAAATCATTGCAGGGGTGGAGGAAGGACTGTTCCTAACCGAGATGATCGGTTTCGGCTACAACCCGGTAACGGGTGATTTTTCACGCGGGGCGGTTGGTTGGTGGATAGAAAACGGCAAACTGGCATATCCGGTGGCTGAAATCAATATCGCTGGCAACATGAAAGATATGCTGTCAAATATCACACAAGTGGGCAACGACCTTGAATTTCTATTTAGCATCTCCTCACCCACTATTCGCATTGATAATATGACCGTTAGCGGTCTCTAA